The region AAGGTGCAGATCAATTATTGAGTGAGCACTGCTCTGAGAAAGTCACATATCTGTTTCTCCGACTAAAGTCTGGGCGCCTTCCATCCCAGTTTCTGTAATTAACTTAGATTAGAAGAACCATATAAAAATCAGTGAGTGGAAACTCCCATATTTTAGACTAAAGGTCATTGTGGACAAATACACATGCATGGTTCTTCCAGGCTGCGGCTTCTGCTCTCAGCAAGGCTTAGGTTTCAGACACCGTGGCCACGCCTCTAAGGAAAGGATTCTAACCCAGGATGGAAAAGCTGCTTTGGGGACGTCAATCATTTAGCTCCTCAGCTCAGACACTGACATATAAAGAgaaactggagcccaggagcctggAAGAACGAGTGTGCTCGATGCAAAAACACTGCAGACCGTAGTAGAGGGGCTCGGTGCAGGGGTGAGCCCCGGGTAAGAGCCAAGGGGGGTGCTGGCCCCCAGAAGACACTTTGGGCTTGCCGTAGAGGTAGGAGAACAGGGAAGGAACAGGTGAGAGTGGAAGAGAGAAGCCCCCAGGGCAAGAGTCTCTTCTCCCCTGCCTGTCCACTCCCCCAGTTGAGTACACGTAGAAAATTATGGTATTGCCGATTCTGTTCCCAGAATCATCCTTACCGGTAAACTGCCAAATACCCACAGGACACGGGGTGAAGCCCTACACGcttgaaaagaaaacagactgtTAGACTAGAAATAACCAGAAAACCAACCCAGCACGGCAAACACGGTTGTAACAAAGTTCTGCATGAACTGACAGCTGACTAGGAAGTGTAATTCCACACTTTAATTATGCTAATCAATTTATTGAAAGTTGTAGATTAGTGTGCTCTCCTCAGCTTCATACAAGATCTCAGTTCCTACACTGATGGGAATTACTGAAGTTACCCCAAAATGTGGAATCCCGGAGACCTTAAGCACAATGTCTGTAGCGAAAAATTCCACGGAGAACCTGTGGCCCCCGGTGGAAGGGACGAGTAAACAGCAGCTCACGTTCAGAACCTCGTGTACACCAGTTATAGGGacttataaaatgataaaaaggcCCTAGGTTCTTAAAGttataatttatagaatattctgtaCAAAAGCAGTCTTTAAAAAGAGACTCTGCTACTGTCCTCAGAAGAAATCCACAGCAGTCGGCCTCCTCTTTGGAGTGGCGGCCAGCGGCTTCTTGGTCACCTGGGGAGTGCTGGCAGGCGAGCTGGGGGGTGTCTTCAGCACTCCGTGCAGGGGCTTCTGCTCGGGATTGAAGGCCACTCGGGAGGGGCCCGTGGGGCTGACCAAGAGACTCTTGTCTGTCTTCTTGAATTCTGTTCCAAATGAGAGTAAAACGTCCTGTTAATTGGGTGTGACCTCTGTCCCTTCTAGCCATGTAGGGGTGTCCTGCTTCGGGGCTTGACACTCCCTCCCTGGCTTGGGGCAGGGTGATGCCATCTCGAGACCCCAGCAACCGTGGGGCTTCCCAGGCGTGTCCTGGTTCTTCTGGAGGACAAGCCCCGGCCCCTGTGGACTGGGGAAGCCCCAGCAGGCCAGGTGGGGCAGGGCTGCTGGCGGGCATCAGGACCCAGGCAGCTGCGCCGGGCTCACCGGTGGCGTGCAGAGCGGCAAGGAGCCCTTCCCGGGAGGATTCACCCCTCCCGCACCCCCAGTGCTAAGGACAAGGCTGAGGCGAGCACCCCAGGTCCTCCCAGAGCCCCTCCATTACTGTGGTCCCCAAGAAGCATCAGGCCTTAAAtccataatgtttttgaaaactctggtttcttttgaaaaaataaatggatagcaCCAGTATGGAAAGTAGCAAGATAGGGctgtccctcctcttccccctcctcccggAGGCAGGTGGTTCTGAATTTTGGTGAAGAGGCAGCACAGCTAAGGGACCTCAGGCTCTCCAGCAGCCCCTGCGCGACGGCTTTCTGTATTCAGGAGGGCGGCTGGGAAATGTCTTTTCTGACCACGTCTCACCAGGTAGCCTCCCAAGGGGTTCCAGGAAATCTCTCTGGCCCCCACCCACAGCTCCGCAAGGACGCGGGACACACTGCTGGGCGCTCGCTTCTGACTCAGACACTGGCGGGGAGAGAAGCCCTTGGCCTCACGGCCCCAGgacccccccagccccctgcctcccTCGGGAACTGTCGCTGTCCCACGAGGCCGGGCCTGTGCTCCTGGGGAAAGGCCTCCAGAAGCAGGTCTTCGCTCACCTGCAGTCATGTTCCTGTTCAACCCAAAGGTGACTTTCTTGGAGCTGGACGGTGTCTTGTTTAgctacagaaaaaacaaaaggagtAACATAAAAGGAACTGCTCGGTCTCCTTTAGGGAGTTTTCTGAAGAGCGTGCCCTGGAGGGAGCACTGAACGCTTACTGACCGGGACACAGGTCAGAGGGCCAAAAGGGACAGTGGGCTGGTCCCACACTGCGGCCCAGTCCTGGGTCTTTGTCGAGCCCGTGCCACCACACTTCCCCGGGCCGCAGCTGTCACACAGCCTTTGCACAGCATGCCTGTCTCCCCGCCCGTGAGGGGCAGCACCCCTAGCGCCATGCTGCAGCTGCCGCTTCGTCACGGGCCACAGTGAAGACAGCAAACAAAATACGGCTGTCTGAAACCTTCTACACTGGAAAAAGTTCGCCGCCAAAAAACTGTAAGAGAGTCAGTAACTCCTCATTCATTTTGTCCCATGGTTTCTAAGTTTTAACTTGAAGATTACATGAAATTGATCATACCAATGATGGAATCTAACTTCCATGGGTAAAGAATTTAAACTCTCCAACTTTTTGTGCAAAGGAGTCCCAATTATCCATATATTCCAAGAGTGCATCAAAATTAACTATgttctaggccaggcgcagtggctcacacctgtaatcctagtactttgggaggcggaggcgggtagatcaactgaggccaggagtttgagaccagcctgagcaagagcgagaccccatctctattaaaaatagaaagaaattaattggccacctataaatatatagaaaaaattagccgagtatggtggtgtatgcctgtgatcccagctactcaggaggctgaggcaggaggatcgcttgagcccaggagtctgaggttgctctgagctaggctgacgccatggcaccctagcctgggcagagtgagactctgtctcaaaaaaaaattaccttcttTCCCATTTGAAAAATTCCTAAAAGCCGATCCATTTTGTATCATGAGACACTTCCTCAAATTCCTTCCCCATTATTTCTGTGTGAGTCCCCCATTCCTACCTTACAACCACTTTTGCTTTAACACCAGAAATGTTTCATGAGTGGAATGTGTGCCATCAACCGCAGCTCAAAGCACCCGGACTGTGATCCCTGGGGAGGGGCCCATGCCAGCAGAACACTACGCTGTCACCAGGGTTAAGGACTGGGTTGCAGAGCCAACCTGGGCTCCTGTAACAGCCCTGCCCCTGTGGACAGGCTCTGAGGCCAGCTGCGCATGCTCTGGGCtcagggaggccagggtgggcccAGGCCCGGCACCCACAtctctgtgccctgtggggggatGGGCTGCGCCACTCTGGGGAAGGCATGTACCTGGACGGCAGGACCTGGAGAGCAGGTGGCAGTGTTGCTCTTGGCTTTTCTGACGAACAGGGGCTTGGGTAGGAAGGGGGTGTCAAACTTCACAAAGTCATTCTCTGTCCTCAGCTGCTTCTTCTTCAAGGGGCCGACAGTCCCACTGACTCCCTGCAGGAGCAAGGGGCAAGAAGCCGTTGCACGACAGAGCCTCGGTGGCAGCCCATGCACACAAAGGAGTGACAAAGGACAGTGCGGCAGCAGAGCCACAGGCAGCAGACGCGACTCACCAGCTCGGACCCCACAGCCCACGGCTTCCTGCGCTGGGTTTGCAAAGGGCCCTTCCACTTAGCAGAGCGACACACAAACGACCACTTCCCTGCCACGCCACCGTGGCTTCGTCTTCACACTTGTGCCAACATTCTGAGCATTTGTGCTCCCTTACTTTCTCGTTTGTGATTAGAGACCTCACTATTGGCTGGCAGCCTTGCACACGGAGGGTGAGTGACATCCAGGCGGGCTCTACAGCCCCTTACAGGCAGGTGCAGGACATGCATGGGACAAGTGCAGCTACAACCACCCACAGCAAAGACCTGGGTCTAGCTCTGGGGTCTCAGGTGTCCCGGAGGCCAGTGAGCGCAGCCGACCTGCTGGCGTGGGCAGGCTCCAGATGGCTGCCCCAAGGGAAGGACGGCTCCAGGAGCCTTCTCTTCTGCTCCTCCCCTGCGCCAGGAGAGATGTCAGGTAGACAGCGCCTCCCTCGGGATGGGAAACCTCCACTGACCCTGGGACCGATTTAGCCACTGTCCCAATCCTCTCTACAATAGACTGCCCAGAGCAGGAGGGGCGGCAGCGCCCTGCTAGCCAGGGAAGACCCAAGACCAGACGTCGACCTCCTGCGGCGCAGCTTAGTGCTGTTTTGCCAGCTCAGACTTGTTCCTGACCATAAGTCTAACTCACGTAACCACTTAGCGACACTGTCAGAAAGGCCTCAAGCCAGCACTTCACCAAGTCTACACAAGTCGCCTTAATCATAGGCCCTGATGTCCTAACCCTGGCAGAGCAGCATGTGTGAATGCGAGTTCTGAACCTGGGTTGGCACACTGTTTCTGTAAAGGCCCAAAGAGTGGCCGTAAGGTCTGCCACCACTACCCAGCTCTGTGCTGCGGAGTGGGAACAGCGGGACAGTGCACACACCAGCGGGCGTGGCCCAATGCCACAGACCCTGCTGTGGTAGACAGCACACCGCATCCAGAGATGTGTCAACAGCAGGCCAAGAGCCCAGGTCCTCATTTGTATCTGGCTTTAGAGACCCAAGCAGACGGGAAGTCTTTTCATgggccggcgcagtggctcacgcctgtaatcctaacactctgagaagccgaggcgggaggatcgcttgagatcagaagttcgagagaccagcctgagcaaaagtgagaccttgtctctattaaaaatataaaaatatggacgactaaaaatatacagaaaaaattggctgggcacggtggcacatgcctgtagtcccagctactcgggaggctgaggtgggaggacctcTTGCGCGAGGGGTAACTGTCCCAGCTCGATGCtgagccttccctgacctctgaGTATGTGGCTGAGGGGAGTGAGGGTTTTGGAGGACTTGAACTTGGCCACCGAGACCAGCTGTCTGTCATTTACCTGTCAGTGAAGGTTGTTACAAACCACAACCTACTCTAACTCTGCCCAGGCCAGAGGCCTGaccactgccccaccccaccctcgcAGGAGGCAGTGGAGCCCCCAAACACGCCTGTCCCAGAGCTGTGGCCACCTGCCTGGGGCCCGTCCCGCCTTACCAGAGCTGAGCTCGGCCTGACTGTGGGTTCCAACACTCCATTGTGTTCTACCAAGTTCGacatctctttcattttcttcctcttttttaagATTGCTGTTTTCTGGCTGGACAGGTCATAGAGGTCGCAGTTGCTGGgctctgcctttttcttctgCAGCCTCGCACACTGGGGCAGGCTGGCCTGGCTGCCTCCCGCCTCCGCCGGGCCTGTGGGGGGGCTTTCCTTCTGCACCGGGGGCCAGGCCAGCGTGGTCAGGCCACTGCCACTGACTGGGGGAGTGCCGAGTTTCCGCTTCCTTTTCGGGACTTGGGCTCCGTCTGTCGGGGAACCTCTGGTGGCAGGTGCCTGAGGCTGTCCACTGCTCAGGCCGCTCTGGGCCAGGTCCTCCAGAGGTGACACTGCTGAGGTCTCTCCCGGGGCCCTCAGGCTCTTCTTCCTCGGCCGCTTCCTCCTGTTGTGCATGGAGACGGAGGGGGCGTGCTCCGAGCCGCTCTCCTCCCCGGTGCTGGACGAGCCGCCGCCATTCTGTTCTAGGGACGGGACTTCATCGCCTGGGCCCGAGTTCTCAGGCTGGGGGtggttcttcctcttctttttcctttttctcttttgaatacTGCCTTCGCTGCCCTCTTTCTCAGCAGCAAAGACGGTGTTCCCTGCAAAGACAGAAAGCCAATGAACAGGCACCCAAGGCAAggtgggacagagtctcgctggcAGTCCTGCGCCAGTGTGACTGGCAGACGGACTTTCCCCACAGAACAGCTTTTGTTCCCTTGATGCACCTGCTGCTCTTGTCACCTGGCCTCTCTTCCCCATTCCCAGCCGACTGGAAACCTGTCCAGTTCAATGTAACTGGAACCCAAACCATGGGATCTCTATTAATCTTAAGGCCAAAACGGAGAAACCACAGGTCCAGAGCAGTCATCAAGCCACTGCTCCAAAGCAGCTCGGAAGCTCCGCCCCTTCCCCCGAAGATGCTCTTCAGAGTATGTGGAAGCTTCCAGTTGAGTGGGGCCGGAATGGTGGTTCCACAGGAAATAACAAAACACTCAGACGAGTCTTTACTTTTCAGCCATGAAAAACCAAAGCTTTTTGCCCTGCTAACTCATGAAGACATGAGCGCTTGGCAAGCCCCTTAGACTCGTGTGCGTGTTGCTGCCCAAGGCCTCGTCACGCCTCCTCTCCGGCCCTCTCTGATGTAAGATTTGCAGCTTACCTTTCTCCTTTTCCGAGTCAGCCTTTTCTACAAGtttattgccttttttcttaTGCCTTCCTTGACTGAGGGTTTGGTCATCTTCATCAGCAGAAATGTCCTCAGCAAAATTAAGTTGAGATATACTGCCTGCTAGATGCCAAAGTGACACCACGTCAGCTTCCTGACACTTTTAAGACTCTGCCCCAGTGGCCTAAGAGCTGGGCCTCCCGCCTCGCCCAGGCCAGATGCTAAGCCCTGACTTCTGCCTCCTCACCACCGTTCCTCACCACTTGTCCAGCCCAAGCCTGAAAGCTGCCGGTACAGGAATTACAGACTTGAAAAAGTGTTGTGGATTTCTCCCCAAGGCAAGGCGAGGGATCACACACCCCTGGAGACGCCCTGTCCAGGTCTACCTGGGGGGCTTGGCAAAGGAGGTCTCCACGGTCCACCTGGCTCTGTGGTGCTTTCTCGATTCCAAGTGCCCCGGTGCACGGGGCACACAGGCCAGTGAGCCCCAGACTCGCTCAGGTCTAAAcaagctcacagcagcctctctcTGGGGAGAGCTGACCACAACAGCAAATGAAAGGGACCTGAGAGATCAACTTTGTTTCTTCATAAAGATCACTGAGAATGTATCTagttaaaagaacaataaaaaccaaaataggctgggtgcggtggctcatgtctgtcatcctagcactctgggaggctgaggcgggaggatccctcgaggtcaggagttcgagacctgcctgagcaagagcgagaccccatttctactaaaaatagaaacaaattaatcggccaactaaaaatatatatagaaaaagtcagccaggcatggtggcacatgcctgtagtcccagctactcgggaggctgaggcaagaggattgcttgagcccaggagtttgaggttgctg is a window of Microcebus murinus isolate Inina chromosome 1, M.murinus_Inina_mat1.0, whole genome shotgun sequence DNA encoding:
- the RRP1B gene encoding ribosomal RNA processing protein 1 homolog B isoform X1, translated to MAPAMQPAEIQFAQRLASNEKGIRDRAVKKLRQYISVKTQKETGGFSQEELLKIWKGLFYCMWVQDEPLLQEELANTISQLIHVVNNSEAQHLFIQTFWQTMNREWKGIDRLRLDKYYMLIRLVLRQSFEVLKRDGWEESRIKLFLDVLMKEILCPESQSPNGVRFHFIDIYLDELSKVGGKELLADQNLKFIDPFCKIAAKTKDQTLVQTIARGVFEAIVDQSPFVPEETVEEQKTKMGDSHLPEEEAPENETIWRKAACKKKTALGKNHSRKDGLGDERGRDDCRALEDAGPLLQFDYKAVADRLLEITNRKNIPPFNRKRLSKLIKKFQDLSEGSISQLNFAEDISADEDDQTLSQGRHKKKGNKLVEKADSEKEKGNTVFAAEKEGSEGSIQKRKRKKKRKNHPQPENSGPGDEVPSLEQNGGGSSSTGEESGSEHAPSVSMHNRRKRPRKKSLRAPGETSAVSPLEDLAQSGLSSGQPQAPATRGSPTDGAQVPKRKRKLGTPPVSGSGLTTLAWPPVQKESPPTGPAEAGGSQASLPQCARLQKKKAEPSNCDLYDLSSQKTAILKKRKKMKEMSNLVEHNGVLEPTVRPSSALGVSGTVGPLKKKQLRTENDFVKFDTPFLPKPLFVRKAKSNTATCSPGPAVQLNKTPSSSKKVTFGLNRNMTAEFKKTDKSLLVSPTGPSRVAFNPEQKPLHGVLKTPPSSPASTPQVTKKPLAATPKRRPTAVDFF
- the RRP1B gene encoding ribosomal RNA processing protein 1 homolog B isoform X2 gives rise to the protein MAPAMQPAEIQFAQRLASNEKGIRDRAVKKLRQYISVKTQKETGGFSQEELLKIWKGLFYCMWVQDEPLLQEELANTISQLIHVVNNSEAQHLFIQTFWQTMNREWKGIDRLRLDKYYMLIRLVLRQSFEVLKRDGWEESRIKLFLDVLMKEILCPESQSPNGVRFHFIDIYLDELSKVGGKELLADQNLKFIDPFCKIAAKTKDQTLVQTIARGVFEAIVDQSPFVPEETVEEQKTKMGDSHLPEEEAPENETIWRKAACKKKTALGKNHSRKDGLGDERGRDDCRALEDAGPLLQFDYKAVADRLLEITNRKNIPPFNRKRLSKLIKKFQDLSEAGSISQLNFAEDISADEDDQTLSQGRHKKKGNKLVEKADSEKEKGNTVFAAEKEGSEGSIQKRKRKKKRKNHPQPENSGPGDEVPSLEQNGGGSSSTGEESGSEHAPSVSMHNRRKRPRKKSLRAPGETSAVSPLEDLAQSGLSSGQPQAPATRGSPTDGAQVPKRKRKLGTPPVSGSGLTTLAWPPVQKESPPTGPAEAGGSQASLPQCARLQKKKAEPSNCDLYDLSSQKTAILKKRKKMKEMSNLVEHNGVLEPTVRPSSALGVSGTVGPLKKKQLRTENDFVKFDTPFLPKPLFVRKAKSNTATCSPGPAVQLNKTPSSSKKVTFGLNRNMTAEFKKTDKSLLVSPTGPSRVAFNPEQKPLHGVLKTPPSSPASTPQVTKKPLAATPKRRPTAVDFF